In the genome of Raphanus sativus cultivar WK10039 chromosome 4, ASM80110v3, whole genome shotgun sequence, one region contains:
- the LOC108851593 gene encoding LOW QUALITY PROTEIN: methyl-CpG-binding domain-containing protein 4 (The sequence of the model RefSeq protein was modified relative to this genomic sequence to represent the inferred CDS: inserted 1 base in 1 codon): protein MEEEELGKAATPRAKKDLAPGRVVDTYAAQCETCHKWRVIDSQEEYEDIRSRLLQDPFTCDKKKQVSCEDPADLDYDSSRTWVIDKPGIPKTPKGFKRSLVLRKDYSKMDTYYITPAGKKLRSRNEVASFIETNPEFKDAPLRDFTFTVPKVMEDTCPPDAKMASPSTTTTDDVXEKSIEPKPIKG from the exons ATGGAGGAGGAAGAGCTCGGCAAAGCAGCTACACCGAGAGCCAAG AAAGATCTTGCTCCAGGGAGGGTGGTAGATACCTATGCGGCACAATGCGAGACTTGTCACAAGTGGAGAGTGATTGATAGCCAGGAGGAGTACGAGGACATCAGGAGTAGATTGCTCCAGGACCCTTTTACCTGCGACAAGAAGAAACAAGTCTCCTGTGAAGACCCTGCTGATCTTGACTATGATTCCTCTCGAACCTGGGTCATCGACAAGCCTGGTATCCCCAAAACTCCCAAAGGTTTCAAGAGGAGCCTTGTCCTCAGAAAAGACTACTCTAAGATGGATACTTACTACATTACTCCAGCTGGTAAGAAGCTGAGGAGTCGCAATGAAGTCGCATCCTTCATTGAAACCAATCCAGAGTTCAAGGATGCACCGCTTCGAGACTTCACTTTCACTGTCCCAAAGGTCATGGAAGACACTTGTCCTCCTGATGCTAAGATGGCCTCTCCTAGTACTACTACTACTGATGATG CAGAGAAGAGCATCGAACCCAAGCCAATCAAAGGATAG
- the LOC130511431 gene encoding uncharacterized protein LOC130511431: MITTTCKICCQEELFLENEEEICKRCMVACSRTIQEMMATKKQAVGRGYWPLQTKCSRKCTSSYTTRKRCISQCLRSMVGKRMDNELICESSCTILQEQPLTVRCTRVCHQSTPGAVGLGST; this comes from the coding sequence ATGATCACCACAACATGTAAGATCTGTTGTCAAGAGGAACTCTTTCtagaaaacgaagaagaaatCTGTAAACGCTGCATGGTAGCTTGCTCTCGTACCATTCAAGAGATGATGGCTACAAAGAAGCAAGCAGTAGGAAGAGGTTATTGGCCTTTGCAGACAAAATGCAGCAGGAAATGCACTTCTTCTTACACAACCCGTAAAAGATGCATATCTCAATGCTTAAGGTCCATGGTTGGGAAGAGGATGGACAATGAGCTAATCTGCGAGTCATCGTGCACCATCCTTCAAGAGCAACCGCTCACTGTAAGATGCACCAGGGTTTGCCACCAGAGTACTCCCGGAGCTGTTGGACTTGGTTCTACTTGA
- the LOC108851594 gene encoding uncharacterized protein LOC108851594 yields the protein MLELVRFKPIFVSITRKNERVAIVEKERERAVMVITASSSTIRIGEEGAESRPSEDSTPTHPHRRRWSTPIESLDHEGMEQRGADDFYLGGEISAWGPYGPPLLKPIAPPSMPLPKRTEAVVELRRGRSVTRKRDLPPYLTTLDCNGRPRFHHRRVRSEGRLEIASVAVNIPEIVSVRGSDGLRIGTVRISQEEDR from the coding sequence ATGTTAGAGTTAGTTAGATTCAAGCCCATCTTTGTTTCTATAACACGGAAGAATGAAAGAGTTGCGATCGTAGAGAAAGAAAGGGAGAGAGCGGTTATGGTAATCACGGCGTCATCCTCTACGATTCGCATCGGAGAAGAAGGCGCAGAGAGCCGGCCATCAGAGGACAGTACACCAACACATCCTCATCGACGGCGCTGGAGCACTCCGATTGAATCTCTCGATCACGAGGGCATGGAGCAGAGAGGCGCTGACGATTTTTACCTAGGGGGCGAAATATCGGCGTGGGGACCGTATGGACCGCCGTTGCTGAAACCGATTGCGCCGCCGTCTATGCCGCTGCCGAAGAGGACGGAAGCGGTTGTAGAATTGAGGAGAGGGAGAAGCGTGACGAGGAAGCGAGATCTGCCGCCGTATCTGACGACGCTTGATTGTAACGGACGGCCGAGATTTCATCACAGGAGGGTGAGAAGCGAAGGACGGTTAGAGATTGCCAGCGTGGCAGTGAATATACCGGAGATCGTTAGCGTACGTGGAAGCGATGGACTCAGAATCGGAACTGTGAGAATCAGTCAAGAGGAAGATCGCTAA
- the LOC130511432 gene encoding glutathione S-transferase T3-like, protein MAYFPGSGTGSLVDLLSSQTQTVSFSNFPSVASLGTEASNLHGVTSAAPKERRKWTQEDDIVLISAWLNTSKDPVVANEQRAGTFWERVTAYYAATPHAAGCLVRKTGDCKQRWHKINDFVSKFCGSYAAATREKSSGQNEVDVLKQAHHLFFIHHKKKFTLEHAWRELRFDQKWRDITNNDDKKKKKRKNEEGEEGEDSVPSEASGSKRPPGVKAAKAAKAAKAAKDAKDAKASGKKPVVHEILDVDKYESMWTIKQQDLAAKERLSKTHMLENLLARQDALADYEEVLKKKLISDLFSS, encoded by the coding sequence ATGGCTTACTTTCCTGGTTCTGGAACCGGTTCGTTAGTGGACTTACTTAGTTCACAAACCCAAACAGTTTCCTTCAGTAACTTTCCATCTGTAGCTAGTCTAGGAACCGAAGCTTCAAACCTTCATGGAGTCACTTCTGCTGCGCCAAAAGAACGAAGGAAATGGACACAAGAGGATGACATTGTTCTCATCAGCGCGTGGTTGAACACGAGCAAAGATCCTGTGGTGGCCAACGAGCAAAGAGCAGGAACCTTTTGGGAGCGAGTTACTGCATACTATGCTGCAACTCCTCACGCTGCTGGCTGCTTGGTGAGAAAGACGGGTGACTGCAAGCAGCGTTGGCACAAGATCAATGATTTCGTGTCCAAGTTCTGTGGATCATACGCAGCAGCAACTAGAGAGAAAAGCTCCGGCCAGAATGAAGTTGATGTTCTCAAACAAGcacatcatcttttttttatcCATCACAAGAAGAAGTTTACTCTAGAACACGCATGGAGGGAGCTGCGCTTTGACCAGAAGTGGCGCGACATTACTAATAACGatgataagaagaagaagaagaggaagaatgaGGAAGGTGAGGAAGGTGAGGATTCAGTTCCCTCTGAAGCAAGTGGAAGCAAGCGTCCACCGGGTGTGAAGGCTGCAAAGGCTGCAAAGGCTGCAAAGGCTGCAAAGGATGCAAAGGATGCAAAGGCAAGTGGAAAGAAGCCTGTGGTGCATGAGATCCTGGATGTTGACAAGTATGAGAGTATGTGGACAATCAAACAGCAGGATTTGGCCGCCAAAGAACGGTTGTCTAAGACTCATATGCTTGAGAATCTCCTTGCAAGACAAGATGCCTTAGCTGATTACGAAGAAGTCCTCAAGAAGAAGCTTATCAGTGATTTGTTCTCTAGTTAA
- the LOC130511594 gene encoding uncharacterized protein LOC130511594, protein MDESFNQAFDQYYDYHFDAAFESLNNQTGGQEEEEEQQQEVVKKQRKKRVVIERNREEGHQRLWNDYFSDTPTYQENQFRRRFRMNKSLFMRIVDRLSNEVQYFRQTQDVTGRSGLSTLQKCTAAIRVLAYGSAFDAVDEYIRLAASTARLCVENFVEAIIDLYGDQYLRRPTQDDLQRLLHLGEIRGFPGMIGSIDCMHWEWKNCPTTWKGQFSRGSGKPTIVLEAVADYDLWIWHAFFGLPGTLNDINILDRSPVFDDIIHGQAPQVNFSVNGNPYSMAYYLTDGIYPKWATFIQSIPLPQGRKAVLFAKTQEAVRKDVERAFGVLQARFAIVKNPARCWDILKIGKIMRACIILHNMIVENERVDGTQFDTSGFQPGEDGESSSADDTFFIDTPPSISDQDSVIISMRDKPMHQRLKRDLVEHIWRKFGRDQRNN, encoded by the coding sequence ATGGATGAGTCTTTCAATCAAGCTTTTGATCAGTATTATGATTACCATTTCGATGCAGCATTTGAGAGTTTGAACAATCAAACAGGtggtcaagaagaagaagaagaacaacaacaagaagtggtaaaaaaacaaagaaaaaaaagagtagtTATCGAACGAAATCGCGAAGAAGGCCATCAACGGTTATGGAACGATTATTTCAGTGACACTCCTACATATCAGGAAAATCAATTTCGACGAAGATTTAGAATGAACAAGTCATTGTTCATGCGTATTGTTGACCGCCTCTCCAATGAAGTTCAATACTTTCGTCAAACACAAGACGTTACCGGAAGAAGTGGTCTCTCTACACTTCAGAAGTGTACAGCCGCAATTCGTGTCTTGGCATATGGTTCTGCCTTTGATGCGGTCGACGAATACATCCGGCTTGCTGCAAGCACGGCTCGGTTATGTGTGGAAAATTTTGTGGAAGCAATAATAGATTTGTACGGCGATCAGTACCTAAGGAGACCAACGCAAGATGATCTTCAGCGTCTACTTCATCTCGGAGAGATTCGTGGATTTCCCGGTATGATAGGAAGCATCgattgtatgcattgggagtggaagaatTGTCCCACCACTTGGAAAGGACAATTTTCTCGTGGTTCGGGAAAACCCACAATCGTTTTAGAGGCGGTTGCTGATTATGATCTCTGGATATGGCATGCGTTCTTTGGACTTCCAGGTactttaaatgatattaatattcTTGATCGCTCACCTGTTTTCGATGACATCATACATGGCCAAGCTCCACAAGTGAATTTCTCGGTGAACGGAAATCCTTATTCAATGGCTTACTATCTCACCGATGGTATTTATCCTAAATGGGCAACTTTTATCCAATCTATACCACTTCCACAAGGGCGGAAAGCAGTTTTATTTGCTAAAACTCAAGAAGCTGTCCGAAAAGATGTCGAGCGTGCTTTCGGAGTCTTGCAAGCACGATTTGCCATTGTCAAAAATCCAGCACGTTGTTGGGACATACTCAAGATTGGGAAGATTATGAGAGCATGTATCATACTCCATAATATGATAGTGGAAAACGAACGAGTTGATGGCACTCAATTCGACACTTCGGGTTTCCAACCGGGAGAAGACGGCGAAAGTTCAAGTGCCGATGACACCTTTTTCATAGATACCCCTCCAAGTATCTCCGATCAAGATAGTGTTATAATAAGTATGCGTGATAAACCAATGCATCAACGACTAAAACGTGATTTGGTTGAACATATATGGCGTAAATTTGGACGTGATCAACGCAACAACTAA
- the LOC108855626 gene encoding NPL4-like protein 1, with amino-acid sequence MMMLRVRSRDGLERVSIDGSHMTVSQLKTLIEDQLQIPIQNQTLSTDRNLLLAKSPDDFLRFTDMTDPNLPLSSLSLSHGSILYLAYEGERTIRGGPAVTPAGSFGRKMTVDDLIARQMRVSRQEKSHCDSVSFDRDCANAFQHYVNDSLAFAVKRGGFMYGSVSEEGQVEVNFVYEPPQQGMEDNLILMRDDEEEKRVDAIALGLGMRRVGFIFSQTVTQDKKEYTLSNVEVLLAAQLHAESELKEWVTAVVKLEVNEEEGGADVHFEAFQMSDMCVRLFREGWFETEIGPEDDPKLSKMKKEVVVGVKDLKEVDNDFFLVLVKILDHQGPLSCTFPIENRNVETTMRALKTHMDRARSLPFVKRISDFHLLLFVARFLDVTSDVPALAECVRLQSNVPEGYELLIDSMANTC; translated from the exons aTGATGATGCTGAGAGTCCGAAGCAGAGATGGATTGGAGAGAGTGAGCATAGATGGATCTCACATGACAGTGTCCCAACTCAAAACCCTAATCGAAGATCAGCTCCAGATCCCAATCCAGAACCAGACCTTATCCACCGATCGCAACCTCCTCCTCGCCAAATCTCCCGACGATTTCCTCCGCTTCACCGACATGACCGACCCTAACctccctctctcctctctctccctctcccaCGGATCCATCCTCTACCTCGCCTACGAAGGCGAGCGCACCATCCGCGGCGGCCCCGCCGTCACCCCCGCCGGTTCCTTCGGGAGGAAGATGACCGTCGACGACCTGATCGCGCGCCAGATGCGCGTCTCCCGCCAGGAGAAGTCCCACTGCGACTCCGTCTCCTTCGACCGCGACTGCGCCAACGCGTTTCAGCACTACGTCAACGACTCGCTGGCCTTCGCGGTCAAACGCGGCGGCTTCATGTACGGCAGCGTCTCGGAGGAAGGTCAGGTGGAGGTGAATTTCGTCTACGAGCCGCCGCAGCAGGGGATGGAGGACAATCTGATCCTGATGAGGGACGACGAGGAGGAGAAGCGCGTCGACGCCATCGCCCTAGGGCTGGGGATGAGGAGAGTCGGGTTTATATTCAGCCAGACTGTGACTCAGGACAAGAAGGAGTACACGTTGTCCAACGTGGAGGTGTTGCTTGCGGCGCAGCTCCACGCGGAGAGCGAGCTGAAGGAGTGGGTGACGGCGGTTGTGAAGCTGGAGGTCAATGAGGAGGAAGGTGGTGCTGATGTTCATTTTGAGGCGTTTCAGATGAGTGACATGTGCGTTAGGTTGTTCAGGGAAGGGTGGTTCGAGACGGAGATTGGTCCCGAGGATGATCCTAAGCTCTCTAAGATGAAGAAAGAGGTGGTTGTTGGTGTCAAGGATCTTAAAGAAGTTGATAATGATTTCTTCCTTGTTCTCGTCAAGATCTTGGATCATCAG GGACCGTTGTCTTGTACCTTTCCGATAGAGAACCGGAACGTTGAAACGACAATGCGGGCTTTGAAAACACATATGGATCGCGCAAGGAGCCTCCCGTTCGTGAAGAGGATCTCTGATTTTCATCTGCTTCTCTTTGTGGCTCGGTTCCTAGACGTTACCTCAGATGTTCCTGCATTAGCTGAGTGCGTACGTCTTCAGTCTAATGTCCCTGAGGGCTATGAGTTGCTCATCGACTCAATGGCTAATACTTGTTAA
- the LOC108851978 gene encoding gibberellin receptor GID1B-like, which yields MTMTMAGGNEVNLSECKRIVPLNTWVLISNFKLAYTLLRRPDGSFNRHLAEFLDRKVPANSFPVDGVFSFDHVDTSASTNLLTRIYLPAPLDPSRYGTVDLTEPLSTTEIVPVLVFFHGGSFTHSSANSAIYDTFCRRLVTICGVVVVSVDYRRSPEHRYPCAYDDGWSALKWVKSRIWLQSGKDSNVYVYLAGDSSGGNIVHHVAVRATNEGVKVLGNILLHPMFGGVVRTQSEMRLDGKYFVTIQDRDWYWRAYLPEGEDRDHPACNPFGPRGQTLEGVNFPKSLVVVAGLDLVQDWQLAYVDGLKKTGHHVNLLYLKQATIGFYFLPNNDHFHCLMDELKKFVHSIEECSRSTSSPTLLSL from the exons ATGACTATGACTATGGCTGGTGGGAACGAAGTCAACCTAAGCGAATGCAAG AGAATAGTCCCACTCAACACATGGGTCCTCATTTCCAACTTCAAGCTCGCTTACACTCTCCTCCGCCGTCCCGACGGCTCTTTCAACCGTCACCTCGCCGAGTTTCTTGACCGTAAAGTTCCCGCCAACTCTTTCCCCGTCGACGGTGTCTTCTCCTTCGACCACGTCGACACCTCCGCCTCCACCAACCTTCTCACCAGAATCTACCTTCCAGCTCCCCTCGACCCTTCCCGCTACGGCACCGTCGACCTTACGGAGCCTCTCAGCACGACCGAGATCGTCCCTGTTCTCGTCTTCTTCCACGGAGGCAGCTTCACTCATTCCTCCGCCAACAGCGCCATCTACGACACTTTCTGCCGTCGGCTAGTGACTATTTGCGGCGTTGTTGTTGTCTCCGTTGACTACCGGAGATCGCCGGAGCATCGCTACCCTTGTGCTTACGACGATGGGTGGAGTGCTCTCAAATGGGTCAAGTCCAGAATCTGGCTTCAGAGTGGTAAAGACTCCAATGTTTATGTTTACTTGGCTGGTGATAGCTCTGGTGGCAACATTGTTCATCATGTTGCTGTGAGAGCTACCAACGAAGGAGTTAAAGTTCTTGGGAACATTCTTCTTCATCCCATGTTCGGTGGAGTGGTGAGGACTCAGTCTGAGATGAGACTTGATGGCAAATACTTTGTGACTATTCAAGATCGAGACTGGTATTGGAGGGCTTATCTGCCTGAAGGCGAAGATAGAGATCACCCAGCTTGTAATCCCTTTGGCCCTCGTGGTCAAACCCTTGAAGGTGTCAACTTCCCCAAGAGTCTTGTCGTTGTTGCTGGTTTAGATCTTGTTCAGGACTGGCAGTTGGCTTATGTCGATGGTCTCAAGAAGACTGGTCACCATGTTAACCTTTTGTATCTGAAGCAGGCCACCATTGGGTTTTACTTCTTGCCTAACAATGATCACTTTCATTGTCTTATGGACGAGTTAAAGAAGTTTGTGCACTCGATAGAGGAGTGTAGCCGAAGCACGTCAAGTCCTACTCTTCTGAGTCTATAG